A stretch of Synechococcus sp. WH 8020 DNA encodes these proteins:
- a CDS encoding tyrosine-type recombinase/integrase translates to MGTSAVVRKAGKTHAEALKNRTRIVLEIDKLFQDKRGLDPIGQQFEQDGGPDVDGIVLIHLEQRLKSVGLTDDQINSVLYSREELEKPGLPDEPQPKLPQQLEASLSGSSSYLTWIDRRLKAEAPAATTELSWRGRLRRLADWYGSDHLAGINRKQAAAYKDHLLEQKKPSSVKTELGTMLAFWTWAIDAGEVQINVWSGLKKKLKESTKDDALAPELVQQAKVKALQLKDLGFFLQLYTGCRAMDHQGLRYSDIDMSELSIRLIEWQTETIERRLKGGEKDVRKVPICMKLKAVLEELLPDVVENTSDELIFPKSYDPSLKLFSHRWTVNCKKRYAIKSHAIRSHVITQLGAKNISPCLLYEITRHTQTGMPKVVMGWTRPSWSDVAAVMELLD, encoded by the coding sequence ATGGGTACCAGCGCCGTGGTCAGGAAGGCTGGCAAGACGCATGCGGAAGCTCTCAAGAATCGAACTCGGATTGTTCTGGAGATCGACAAGCTCTTCCAAGACAAGCGCGGTTTAGATCCCATAGGTCAGCAGTTCGAGCAAGACGGTGGTCCTGATGTTGATGGCATTGTTCTGATCCATCTCGAACAACGTCTTAAAAGCGTTGGTCTCACTGATGACCAGATCAACTCAGTGCTCTACAGCCGTGAAGAGCTTGAAAAGCCGGGTTTGCCTGATGAGCCTCAGCCCAAGCTTCCTCAGCAGCTAGAAGCCTCTCTAAGCGGCTCTAGCAGCTATCTGACGTGGATAGACCGAAGACTCAAGGCTGAAGCTCCTGCCGCTACGACAGAGCTGTCCTGGAGAGGTCGTCTTAGGCGTTTGGCTGATTGGTATGGCAGTGACCACCTAGCTGGCATCAACCGCAAGCAAGCAGCTGCATACAAGGACCACCTTCTGGAGCAAAAGAAACCTTCAAGTGTCAAGACAGAACTTGGAACAATGCTCGCCTTCTGGACTTGGGCTATTGATGCCGGTGAAGTTCAAATAAATGTATGGTCTGGCCTGAAAAAGAAACTAAAAGAATCAACGAAAGATGATGCATTAGCCCCTGAACTTGTTCAACAAGCAAAGGTCAAGGCACTCCAGCTAAAAGATCTTGGATTCTTCCTTCAGCTTTATACAGGCTGTCGTGCAATGGATCACCAAGGCTTGAGATATTCCGACATAGACATGTCCGAGTTATCCATACGCTTGATTGAGTGGCAGACCGAAACGATTGAACGACGGCTGAAAGGTGGAGAAAAAGATGTACGTAAGGTTCCAATTTGCATGAAACTAAAAGCAGTTTTAGAAGAGCTCCTGCCTGATGTAGTCGAGAACACTTCTGATGAGCTGATCTTTCCAAAGTCATATGATCCTTCTCTGAAGTTGTTCAGTCATCGCTGGACGGTGAACTGTAAGAAACGATATGCAATCAAAAGCCATGCAATCCGCTCCCATGTCATCACCCAGCTAGGAGCCAAAAATATCTCTCCTTGCTTACTGTATGAAATAACCAGACACACACAGACTGGGATGCCAAAAGTAGTTATGGGTTGGACAAGACCGTCTTGGTCGGATGTGGCGGCCGTGATGGAACTATTGGACTGA
- the xth gene encoding exodeoxyribonuclease III yields the protein MKIASWNVNSVRTRLDHVLNWLEHSQADLLALQETKVDDPQFPLEPFLQRGYQVQIHGQKAYNGVALISRTPLEDVRMGFSAELVDDAEAEELGAQKRVISALIDGVRVVNLYVPNGSSLSSDKYSFKLTWLSCLERYLRAIQTRDEPLCVMGDFNIGLDAKDLPDPDRLTGGIMASDRERNALKAALGPDLQDAFRLFEPNSGHWSWWDYRSGAWDRDRGWRIDHIYLDETLRDVARSCSIDKQERGRIQPSDHAPVVVDLAWDFEEDEEVED from the coding sequence ATGAAAATCGCCAGCTGGAATGTCAACTCAGTGCGAACCCGACTGGATCATGTTCTGAATTGGCTTGAGCACTCACAAGCAGATCTGTTGGCATTGCAGGAAACCAAGGTGGACGACCCTCAATTTCCGCTAGAGCCGTTTCTCCAGAGGGGATATCAAGTTCAGATTCACGGACAGAAGGCCTACAACGGCGTTGCACTGATTAGTCGCACACCACTGGAGGACGTGCGCATGGGTTTCAGCGCAGAACTCGTTGACGACGCAGAAGCCGAAGAGCTTGGAGCGCAAAAACGCGTCATCAGCGCTCTCATCGATGGCGTACGAGTCGTGAATTTGTACGTCCCCAATGGATCAAGTCTCAGCTCGGATAAATACAGCTTCAAACTCACCTGGCTGTCCTGTCTGGAGCGCTACTTAAGGGCCATCCAAACCAGAGATGAACCGCTTTGCGTGATGGGAGATTTCAATATTGGTCTTGACGCGAAAGACCTCCCTGATCCAGATCGCTTAACCGGGGGGATCATGGCCTCAGATCGCGAGCGGAACGCGTTGAAAGCGGCCCTAGGTCCTGACCTTCAGGATGCATTTCGTCTGTTCGAACCGAACAGCGGCCATTGGAGCTGGTGGGATTACCGCAGTGGTGCTTGGGATCGAGATCGTGGCTGGCGAATCGATCACATCTATCTCGATGAAACGCTTCGGGACGTAGCTCGCAGCTGTTCAATCGACAAGCAAGAACGGGGACGCATCCAACCCAGCGACCACGCACCTGTCGTGGTGGACCTGGCCTGGGACTTCGAGGAGGACGAAGAGGTTGAGGACTGA
- a CDS encoding FAD-linked oxidase C-terminal domain-containing protein, with amino-acid sequence MTNLPRLQLFGTSSVNYDWPALERELRGFLPSKSVVAKRQELLSYDCDGLTMDRHMPRLAVLPETAEQVAQILACCHRQGIPFVARGSGTGLSGGALVEQEALLVVTSRMRRILEIDLENQTITVEPGVINSWVSRAVVGDGFYYAPDPSSQVVCSIGGNVAENSGGVHCLKYGVTSNHVLSLDVVLPNGTPTRLGTSLCDAAELDLRGVFIGSEGTLGIATAITLRLLRAPDAVGVLLADFPSMQAAGEAVRLITRAGVLPAGLEIMDQTCIEAVNEAFGEEEYPPEAGAVLLIELDGQEQEVKQAVTVSTALCREAGAGAIREAWSEEDRARLWKGRKSAISALGRQYPSYYLQDGVVPRTALPRVLEAIDQLSAEHGLVVANVFHAGDGNLHPLILYRASEQGVNERVKALGGAIMNLCLEVGGSISGEHGVGSDKRCYLDQMFSADDLVSMQWVRLAFDPLGRANPGKIFPTPQSCGESMRRSVQLQAEGQSLPAEAIVY; translated from the coding sequence ATGACAAACCTGCCTAGGTTGCAACTGTTCGGCACGTCATCAGTGAACTACGACTGGCCAGCGCTTGAGCGGGAGTTGAGAGGGTTTCTTCCCTCCAAATCAGTGGTCGCGAAACGGCAGGAATTGTTGTCTTACGACTGTGACGGTCTCACCATGGATCGGCACATGCCAAGGCTTGCGGTGTTGCCGGAAACGGCCGAACAGGTAGCCCAAATTTTGGCGTGTTGTCATCGTCAAGGCATTCCTTTTGTGGCGAGAGGGAGTGGCACGGGGCTTTCAGGTGGTGCGTTGGTTGAGCAAGAAGCGCTGTTGGTCGTGACCAGTCGGATGCGCCGCATTCTCGAGATTGATCTCGAAAATCAGACGATCACGGTGGAGCCTGGGGTGATCAATAGTTGGGTGAGTCGTGCGGTTGTTGGTGATGGCTTTTATTACGCTCCAGATCCTTCGAGTCAGGTGGTTTGCAGCATCGGTGGCAATGTCGCTGAAAATTCAGGTGGTGTGCATTGTTTGAAGTACGGCGTCACCAGCAACCATGTGCTCTCCTTGGATGTAGTGCTGCCTAACGGCACACCCACGCGCCTTGGCACCTCGTTGTGCGATGCGGCTGAGCTTGATCTTCGGGGTGTGTTCATTGGGAGTGAGGGCACCCTTGGAATCGCCACGGCGATCACCCTTCGCTTGTTGCGTGCTCCCGATGCTGTTGGTGTGTTGCTGGCAGATTTCCCGTCCATGCAGGCCGCTGGAGAGGCTGTGCGGTTGATCACTCGCGCGGGGGTGTTGCCGGCTGGTCTGGAAATCATGGATCAGACCTGCATTGAGGCGGTGAATGAAGCGTTTGGAGAAGAGGAATATCCGCCGGAGGCCGGAGCTGTTTTATTGATTGAGCTCGATGGACAGGAACAGGAGGTCAAGCAAGCGGTCACAGTCAGCACGGCCCTTTGTCGAGAGGCTGGGGCTGGAGCGATCCGTGAAGCCTGGAGTGAAGAGGATCGCGCCCGTCTTTGGAAAGGCCGTAAAAGTGCCATTTCAGCGCTGGGTAGGCAATACCCCAGCTATTACCTCCAAGACGGTGTGGTGCCACGTACGGCGCTGCCCAGGGTCCTCGAGGCCATTGATCAGCTCAGTGCCGAACACGGTCTCGTTGTTGCGAATGTGTTCCATGCCGGTGATGGCAACCTGCATCCTTTGATCTTGTACCGCGCCTCAGAGCAGGGTGTGAATGAACGGGTGAAAGCTCTCGGCGGCGCGATCATGAATCTTTGCCTTGAGGTTGGCGGCAGCATCAGCGGTGAACACGGGGTTGGCAGTGATAAACGCTGTTATCTCGACCAAATGTTCAGCGCCGATGACCTGGTCAGCATGCAGTGGGTTCGGCTTGCTTTTGATCCGCTTGGCCGTGCCAATCCCGGAAAAATCTTCCCGACACCTCAGAGTTGCGGTGAGTCGATGCGACGTTCCGTGCAATTGCAAGCCGAGGGACAATCTCTTCCCGCAGAAGCCATTGTGTATTGA
- the hemL gene encoding glutamate-1-semialdehyde 2,1-aminomutase — MTASNLNTSHSEAIFSAAKALMPGGVSSPVRAFKSVGGQPIVFDRVKGPYAWDVDGNKYVDYIGSWGPAICGHAHPEVISALQEAIEKGTSFGAPCALENTLAEMVIEAVPSVEMVRFVNSGTEACMSMLRLIRAFTGRDKIIKFEGCYHGHADMFLVKAGSGVATLGLPDSPGVPRSTTANTLTAPYNDLESVKQLFAENPDAIAGVILEPIVGNAGFIQPEPGFLEGLRELTKENGALLVFDEVMTGFRISYGGAQAHFGVTPDLTTMGKVIGGGLPVGAYGGRKEIMEMVAPAGPMYQAGTLSGNPLAMTAGIKTLELLKQPGSYEKLTATTERLIQGILDAGREAGLPITGGSVGAMFGFFLCEGPVRNFEEAKATDSVRFGQLHRAMLERGVYLAPSAFEAGFTSLAHSDENIDATIQAFRDSFAAIS; from the coding sequence GTGACTGCTTCCAACCTGAACACCAGCCACTCCGAAGCCATTTTCAGTGCTGCCAAGGCTCTGATGCCCGGCGGAGTGAGCTCTCCGGTGCGCGCCTTCAAGTCGGTTGGCGGACAACCCATCGTGTTCGATCGGGTTAAAGGTCCTTACGCCTGGGATGTCGATGGCAATAAGTACGTGGACTACATCGGCAGCTGGGGGCCAGCCATCTGCGGTCATGCTCATCCAGAGGTCATCAGCGCTCTCCAAGAGGCGATCGAAAAAGGCACAAGCTTTGGTGCTCCCTGCGCTTTAGAGAACACCCTGGCCGAGATGGTGATTGAAGCCGTCCCAAGCGTTGAGATGGTGCGCTTTGTGAACAGCGGCACGGAAGCCTGCATGTCGATGCTGCGCCTGATTCGAGCTTTTACAGGGCGCGACAAAATCATCAAGTTCGAAGGCTGTTACCACGGCCATGCGGACATGTTCCTCGTCAAAGCTGGCTCAGGCGTGGCAACACTCGGTTTGCCTGATTCCCCCGGAGTGCCAAGGAGCACCACAGCCAACACGCTGACAGCTCCTTACAACGATCTGGAATCGGTCAAGCAGCTCTTCGCTGAGAATCCTGACGCCATTGCTGGCGTGATTCTCGAGCCGATTGTGGGCAATGCAGGGTTCATTCAACCTGAACCAGGCTTTTTGGAGGGCTTGCGAGAACTCACCAAAGAAAACGGAGCACTTCTCGTCTTCGACGAAGTGATGACTGGATTCCGCATCAGCTACGGCGGCGCCCAAGCACACTTTGGAGTAACTCCCGATCTCACCACGATGGGAAAGGTGATTGGAGGAGGCTTACCCGTTGGTGCCTATGGCGGTCGCAAGGAGATCATGGAAATGGTCGCCCCAGCGGGTCCTATGTATCAAGCAGGAACGTTGAGTGGCAATCCGTTGGCAATGACGGCTGGAATCAAAACACTTGAATTACTTAAGCAGCCAGGAAGTTACGAAAAGCTCACTGCCACAACCGAACGCTTAATTCAAGGAATCCTGGATGCAGGCAGAGAAGCGGGGCTTCCAATCACCGGTGGCAGCGTTGGAGCCATGTTTGGTTTCTTCCTTTGTGAAGGTCCAGTCCGTAACTTCGAAGAAGCGAAAGCAACCGATTCCGTTCGATTTGGACAACTGCACAGAGCAATGCTGGAACGCGGTGTATACCTTGCACCCTCAGCCTTTGAAGCTGGCTTCACGTCGCTTGCTCATTCAGATGAGAACATCGACGCGACCATCCAGGCCTTCCGAGACAGCTTCGCTGCAATCTCCTGA
- a CDS encoding carbohydrate porin: MQQVAAGLTLSTGLNKDRSNWTDLDHWQIQLGLSQFAGNPNLNDQLGTDYPLQSLVTPTGMWITQASLERIEGDNKLDWSMNAGVIAIGNNLMDIPILDYYINDTLDTPYNLSVIGYPITPLTATGAQIGLHHNQLGSLDYAYYNLDKTRQIAGSLGVTPLTPKLEGNLQLVQWSINPLANSKQTTTEEGEQNMPDPLIQLGGYISTTNLDVSSNKNMGEGTNRGIYGAVTWPISLPIGKDSRIWISSNFSLDPNNNPLASYTAAGLLSQGILHGRPQDVLAIGLNRSGFSRSITPDQSYEGVIELNYKIQISERLQIQPLMQWIINPSGVGSQSTIWATGAQINLSI, from the coding sequence ATGCAACAAGTTGCCGCGGGACTCACCCTCAGCACGGGCCTCAACAAAGATCGAAGCAACTGGACAGATTTAGATCACTGGCAAATTCAGTTGGGACTAAGTCAGTTCGCAGGCAATCCAAATCTCAATGATCAACTAGGAACAGACTATCCACTGCAAAGCTTGGTCACTCCAACAGGAATGTGGATCACACAAGCATCATTAGAGCGAATCGAAGGCGATAACAAACTCGATTGGAGCATGAATGCTGGAGTAATCGCAATCGGAAACAATTTAATGGATATACCGATCCTAGATTACTATATAAACGACACATTAGACACACCTTACAATCTATCCGTGATTGGCTATCCAATCACACCACTTACCGCGACAGGAGCACAAATAGGCTTGCACCACAATCAACTAGGAAGCCTTGATTATGCCTACTACAACTTAGACAAGACCCGTCAAATTGCGGGCTCTCTAGGGGTTACGCCACTAACACCGAAGCTCGAAGGCAATCTACAACTTGTCCAGTGGTCGATCAATCCGTTAGCCAATTCGAAACAAACAACAACAGAGGAAGGAGAACAAAACATGCCCGACCCGCTCATTCAATTGGGCGGCTACATTTCAACTACCAACTTGGACGTAAGCTCGAACAAAAATATGGGCGAGGGTACCAATCGAGGCATTTACGGAGCAGTCACTTGGCCAATATCCCTACCGATTGGGAAAGACAGCAGGATCTGGATCTCTAGCAACTTCAGTCTCGATCCAAACAACAATCCACTAGCAAGCTATACAGCTGCAGGACTGCTCAGCCAAGGCATCTTGCATGGCAGGCCTCAAGATGTACTGGCAATAGGCTTAAACCGAAGCGGATTCAGTCGCAGCATTACCCCCGACCAAAGCTACGAAGGGGTCATCGAACTCAACTACAAGATACAAATCTCTGAGCGCCTACAAATACAGCCGCTCATGCAATGGATCATCAACCCCTCTGGGGTAGGATCTCAATCAACAATCTGGGCAACAGGAGCTCAAATCAACCTTTCTATATAA